The nucleotide sequence TCCCAATCAGCTCCTTTGAAAAATCTGGTGACATTCTTGCAACATTCCCAGTATAGCATAAGGAACAAGTGCGTATTCGGAACAGATTCGTGAACAAGCAAATTGAAAACCAAGCGGTGCATTAGCTGCCGCTTGGTTTCGTTCCTGCCAGTACGGAGGTTGTCAGCTTGCTCGCTGCTTCCTGATCTACAATGACTGTTACATCCCGATGCAATTGCAATAAGGAAGCTGGTACATCTGCTGTGGAATCACCCTCCAGCATCAATCGCACTGCCTCCGCCTTTGCCTCTCCACTTGCGAGAAGTACGACTTTTTTAGCGCCAAGAATCGTCTTGATCCCCATGGAAACAGCCTGAGTCGGAACCTGGTCCACACTATCAAAATAGCGGGCATTTGCTTCGATCGTGCTGTCAGTGAGCTGGACCACGCGTGTCAATGAGTCGGCAGGGGAGCCAGGCTCGTTGAAGCCAATATGGCCATTATTGCCGATCCCCAGCACCTGGATGTCGATCCCCCCTGCCAAACGAATCGCTTCCTCATAGCGGGCACACTCTGCCAAATGATCTGTCGTATTCCCAACTGGCACATGTGTTTTCTCCTCAGGAATATTGATGTGATTGAACAAGTTTTCTTGCATATACGAGCGATAGCTCTGCGGATGCGTCGAGGAAAGTCCGACGTATTCATCCAGATTAAAGCTGCTCGCTTGCGAAAAATCGATGTTCTCTGCTTGCGACAGCTTGATCAGCTCACGGTACATCCCTACTGGTGTGCCTCCAGTTGCAAGGCCAAAGACGGTCTTCGGATTTGCTTTTACTTCGCTTACGAGCATTTCAGCAGCTTTTCTGCTGAGCTCCGTGTAATCTTTCACAATCACGAGCTTCATTACCAACCACTCCTATTCAATATAAGATACCTCTTAATACTTTCTCTCTAGGACAGCCTTCGCTGTTCTCTCTTTATATAAAAGGGCCTTTTCCTTGTTGCGCATCGTGATTGTCGTACTAATGACATCCAGTACATGCAACTGTGCAATTTTTGCTGCGAGAGAGCCGCCCTGCAACGGACCTTCTTGCGCTGCGGTCAGAAGTGTAATGTCCGCTACATTCGTAATCGGTGAGCGTCGATAGTGCGTCAGGCAAATGCAAGTTGCGCCTGCCTGCTTGGCGACTTTCAATGAATCAATCGTGTCTTTCGTACTGCCTGATACAGACAACCCGATTGCGACATCCCCCGGTCCCAGAGTCGCTGCAGCCATCGCTTGCAGATGCGATTCATTAAAAGCGTCCACTCGAAGCCCGATCCGCAAAAACGTGTACTTGGCATCCTGGGCTGTTACCGCTGACGTGCCTACCCCGTAAAAATGGATCGTGTTTGCTTTTTGCAATAGGTCTACACAGCGCTCCAACTGTTCGATCTGAAACAGAGCCGAGGTATCCCCGATCGCCTGTTGATTAGTTGCTGTTACTTTGTGCGTGATAATCTCCAGTGAATCGTCTTCTCCTACTTCGCCATGCAAGTTTTTGACTGGATTGACCAATTCCTGCGCCAATGCCAGCTTGAATTCCTGATAACCATGAAAGCCTATTTTCCTGCAAAATCGCAAAACGGTCGTCTCACCCACCCCCGCCTTTTCGGCAAGGTCAATCACTGATGAATAAATCACGCTGTCTGTCTGCTGTAAGACGATATGGGCAACCTTTTGCTCCGATTTCGTAAAGGAGGGAAGGAGACTCTGAATATGCAAAAGCGTATTTGTCTTTGTGATGGTAGCTGTCAATGGATGGGACAGCTCCTCTTGCTGTTTCACCATATAGCTCGCTCCCCCTTGAATAAAAGTCAGGATTTTCATAGTTGTTTTTACCCAAAACAAAAAAGCTGTATTTCTACAGCTATTATATCAAAAAAGGAGTTATCCGCCATATTTATATTTTCTAGTGGAGCAATTCTCCAAAACATCAAAATGGGGTAAGCAAAATGGCCGGACATGTTGCGACCCGAAAAAATCCACTCATTGCTGCTGGAAGCAGAACCAGATCGAGCGTCACGATTTCCCCTGCACCCAACGTCACTGTTCCTCTCGCTTCTCCACTCCCCATCGCATTGGCTACAACCAAGTAGGTGCCTGGAGCAAGACCAGTGACCTTGTACCTGCCGAAGCTGTCTGTTTGGACGACCACAGTCGCCCTATTTGGTTGATTCACCGTTTGCACATACACGGTCGCTCCAGCAACTGGCAAGCCTGTCAAACCGGATCGAACCGTTCCTTGTATCGTACCTGCTTGAGAAAGGCGGATGATAATAAAGATCGTTTGGTTCGGCAAAGCGACTGCTTCTGCCTGACCGGTACCAATGCCCGGGATGGTCCCGATAACGGTATACGTGCCGGGAGCCACATTAACAAAATGGAATGTTCCATCCGGCTCAGCCAAAATATTTTGCAGGCGAATCTGGTCTGCATGAAATAACGACAATTGAATATTGTTTCCGCTTGCTTGCGTGCCATCCGGCAAGAGGACGATCCCTGATATGGTTCCCACGATTGGCAGCAGCTCGACCGTTGTTACCGTCGTCTGCCCGTTTAGGACTGTAACTGTGCTGTAATGCGTGCCAAAGCCATCTGCACTTGCTATGACATTGTAAACTCCCGCCGTCAAGCCATTCACCTGGAATTGCCCGCTCTGATTTGTTACGGTGTTGGCAATAAATTGGCCACTGGCAAACAGTTGCACATTAACAGCCGCTCCAGTGATAGGGAGTCCCGTCAACTGATTGGTCACCTGCCCAAAAATGTTGCCCGACAGAGCAGACATCGTAAGGATGACTCCGCTTATTGTCTGTCCAGCCGTGACCGTGATGCTTTGTGTTGCGATTGCGTAGCTATCTTCACTTGCACTAATCAGATACGTTCCAGGCGGAAGATTACCAACTGAGAAATTGCCCAGGTCATCTGTAATCGCACTGCCGAACAATGTCCCGTGTGAATCCTTCACCTGTACCAATGCATTGGGAACAACGCCTCCACCAGCAGCCTGTACCTGACCTGTTACAGCAGCCGGAAAAGGGGGGAGCCCCACTTCAATCGTAGTGGTCTGTCCGGAAAAGATCGTCGCACCAACAGGCTGGGTGGTGTAGTTTTGAGCGCTAATCGCAAGTGTATAGGTTAAGGGAGCCAAGCCGTCGATTTTAAACTGACCGAGACCGTCCGTAATCGTCCGAGACAACAAGTTGTTTGTGCCAGGGAAAAAGATCAACACTTCCGCCCCTACCAGTGGCGTACCATCAAGCGCATCCCTGACGGTACCCTGCAAAACACCAGGATTCGGGTCCAGTGGGATATTGACTGTAGCTGTGCCCCCAGGAGCTACATCAAAGGAGACACTCTCCCTCTGATAGCTTTCGTTTCTCGCCAAAAGGGTGTAATTTCCAGCCACAAATCCATCCATGAAGTAAATTCCCTGAGCGTCTGTCTGCGTCGAAAAGAGAATCGTGTTATTGTTGCCCAGCAAGCGAACGAGCGTATTCGGCAAAGGAGTGCTGAGAAGGGCGTCACTAATTTCACCTGTGACATTTGCAGGCAGATTCGGCAAAGAAAAATCAAGACCAGTAGTCGCTCCCAATCCGACCATAGCTGTTGAAGCCTCAGCAGCGAATCCACTAGCACTTGCAATCAGTGTATAGCTCCCCGGGGAAAGTCCACTCACCATATACTGACCCTGCGCATTTGTCAGGACAATAGCCAGTATCGTTCCAGACGGACTTCCTTGTCGAACTGTAATAACCGCACCACCAATCGGTGAGGCCGTACCTTCCTCTCGCACTGTACCAGCTATTCCACCGGGCAACTCGATTAATGCAAAGCTTAATACGGACGCCGCCCCTGCTTGTATCTGTGCGCCAGCTACATCACTTGCATATCCAGTCGCATTGACATTGACGGTGTATCCTCCAGGAGCCAGCCTATCAAGCGAAAAGTTACCAGTTGCATCTGTCAGTACGGAACCCACAGCGGCACGGGTGCTGTCGAAGACGATTACCGTTGCACCAATGATCGGCAAGCCCGTCTCCAGATCAGTCACAACGCCGGATAATCTGCCGGGATTGGGAATTAATGCCTGCTGAAAGTTGGTGGTAATGCCCCCTTGCAAAATAACCGCCTGCGAGACGGATACAAAATTCAGTGCAGAAACAGTAACATTTACGACACCCGGCGGAAGCTTCTCTGCCAAAAAATTGCCTTGATCGTCTGTCAATAATTGAGCAAGCACAACACCATGGGCATCCGTAATGAGCACGGTGCTTCCCGGAATCCCGAATCCCGTCATCTGATTAGTCACTACACCCGAGATAGCCGCAGGCAAGTCAGGTAACGTAACGGTCGTTGGAGTTGCGGTATTCGCCGTCACGATCACGCCAATACTTCCTACGGCATAGCCAGGCGCTGACGCGATAACGGTGTAAACGCCAGGAGAGACACTCCCAATGAAAAATACACCCGATCCATTCGCGAGCAAGCTCTGTTTCACGGCCTGATTGCTATCTATCAGCTTGACGCTGATTTCACTTCCCGTAACAGGTACGCCCAAGCTGTTTATGACACTACCAACGATGGACCCAGGCAAAGGCAAGAGCGCCACACTTGCCCCTGTCGTTTCTCCACTGACTACATTGGCCCCTACTGATTGATCAGCATAGCTAGGCGCACTTACCGTGACGGTATAAGCGCCCGGCAACAGATGTTGAATCAAATAGCTGCCCGTCTGGTCGGTACTTGCTGTAGCCACTACATTTCCGTTACTTATCGAACGAATCAGTACAACGGCGCCTGCAATGAATACCGCGGGATTCGTCGCGTCCGTCACCTGTCCACTAATCCCGCCTGCATTCGCCTCAAGAGTAAAGTCTACTCCGGTCTTGTTTTCACCGGGTCCAAGTGTAACACCAACCGAGCCTGTAACATATTCAGGGGCACTTGCCACCACGACAACTGATCCGGCAGGCAGGTTGCCAATTGTATAGGCCCCGTTTGAATCCGTATAGCCGAAGCCTATTGTCGTCTCATTCAAATCCAGGACACGGACAACGGCATTGACAATCGGCTGCATACCCGTGTCTTGCACCGTTCCAGAAATACTGCCCGGATTCGGAATAAGCGTAAAGGAAACGTTGGCCGTCTGCCCAGGCTGTACGATCTCCCCAACAGATTGAACAGCGTTGCCAGGAGCGGTAGCTAGAAGGATATAAGAGCCTGGTGCGATCCCTGAAAATGAAAATGCCCCATTCCCATCTGCGACGACTGTGCCTCTCAACAGGTTATTGATATCAAACAATTGAATGGTGGTTCCCGGTACGATAGGTGCTACTGTCCCGCTAATAAAACCGAAATCCTGATTGAGCTGAAGTTGGACTGGAGTCGTTGTATTCGCGAGCACAAGGGCTCCGACATGATTGGACTGAAAGCCATCCGCTGAAGCACTGATGACGTATTGACCTTGCGTCAAGCCCGTGATAACAAAGCTTCCTTGACTATCGCTGTATACCGAATGCACGACGGAGCCATTGAAATCGAGTGCATTTACTTGTGCACCGGTAATCGGTTGTAACGTCCCTGCAGCAAGCACCTGTCCTTGGATCTCACCCGGACTGGCAAACAACGCCAAGCTGACAGGCGTATTTGTGTTGGCAAGTACAGTAGCGGAAGCACTGTTCGTTTCATAATTGGTTGCACGGGCGGTAATGGTATAAACGCCTGGTGCAAGCCCTGTGATCCCGTAATTGCCAGACAGATCGCTATTTGCATGGGCGACGATTGCCCCTGCTTGGTTCAACACGCTAACCACGATCGAAGCACCTGCTATCGGCAGACCCGAGGTAGCATCAAAAATCGAACCTGATATGCTTCCAGGCAAGTCTGCTAGCTGTACATTCACCATTGTTGTCGTCAATGAGGTAACGATTGCCCCTGTGATCACTGTCGTTTGATTCGGAGCAGATCCGATGACTACGTACGCCTGCGGTAGTAGATTAGGTACTACATACTGTCCGTTCCCATCCGTCAATACAGTAGCGACAACAGCACCTGCTGCCGTATTTTCCCTAATGATGACAGTGGCACCCTGAATTGGCTGATTGCCGCTGTCGACCACCTGTCCTGCGATTGATCCCGGAGAAGCTTGCAGGACAAAAGCAAGGGACGATATTTCCTGAGGAAGCACAGTTGCCCCCAACACAACAGTAGAATAACCAGA is from Brevibacillus brevis and encodes:
- the nagB gene encoding glucosamine-6-phosphate deaminase; its protein translation is MKLVIVKDYTELSRKAAEMLVSEVKANPKTVFGLATGGTPVGMYRELIKLSQAENIDFSQASSFNLDEYVGLSSTHPQSYRSYMQENLFNHINIPEEKTHVPVGNTTDHLAECARYEEAIRLAGGIDIQVLGIGNNGHIGFNEPGSPADSLTRVVQLTDSTIEANARYFDSVDQVPTQAVSMGIKTILGAKKVVLLASGEAKAEAVRLMLEGDSTADVPASLLQLHRDVTVIVDQEAASKLTTSVLAGTKPSGS
- a CDS encoding carboxypeptidase regulatory-like domain-containing protein; amino-acid sequence: MAYPSDSQFIPFTLGGSPFGDVPNDESPGSVDLVGNSTFPVAFLAYDGTYLYFRMRVNEDPRNSQKTGFQNYAWGYLINTTGVAGTYQWMLGVQGLRNQIALIQNTVVEFNSWTDQAEGTNGSGAPNWQAPIINFDTARVRLTNDGSNFSGTPDYFIDLVMPAATFFSTIGVTSLTSLRFLPFTSANDNNYNKDSLRTSEGLSFVNSLSNTTTVATGDVRASLAIDKQVTAGPAVVTTGQLSQWAGSIIVTNTGKSQATTVVVNDLIELDQVTAFTVNATNIGSVIYNPLTKVLSWTIGNLAAGSTASLSFTVNGVFAVSPGGTRRLNTATVTGVDSFSGRTLSPVQDNIVITVNLAGSVAGVVLDQSTNLPVAGAQVALYDSIPVLIGTTTTDTDGAYSFVGLAPGLYSVSVTAPTYDPKIQFVSVLAGQTTRADILLPPSPGQVNGTITDTGLAPISGAVVKLINTTGVTVNQAVTGGGGTYQFTNVVPGSYTLAVSADTFRPATVAINVIRAQATTQNVVLQTSVAQLSGLVTGPGGIPIAGALVEVLNQTGITLTETTTDGAGTYLLTKLAEGVYQIRVSAAGFSTQLAGISLQAGDAKVLDFSLTTAFGTVSGTISDAQTGEGIPNASIKVVTRSGIAVGETLTDANGDYALSLLGPETYVLTVAAEGYAGQTVGIEINAGATTPVDLELEKLAGVLNGTVSDTGSNPLGNATVIVMKGTIPVVQTITDSAGTFSFPHLAPGTYTVTASASGYSTVVLGATVLPQEISSLAFVLQASPGSIAGQVVDSGNQPIQGATVIIRENTAAGAVVATVLTDGNGQYVVPNLLPQAYVVIGSAPNQTTVITGAIVTSLTTTMVNVQLADLPGSISGSIFDATSGLPIAGASIVVSVLNQAGAIVAHANSDLSGNYGITGLAPGVYTITARATNYETNSASATVLANTNTPVSLALFASPGEIQGQVLAAGTLQPITGAQVNALDFNGSVVHSVYSDSQGSFVITGLTQGQYVISASADGFQSNHVGALVLANTTTPVQLQLNQDFGFISGTVAPIVPGTTIQLFDINNLLRGTVVADGNGAFSFSGIAPGSYILLATAPGNAVQSVGEIVQPGQTANVSFTLIPNPGSISGTVQDTGMQPIVNAVVRVLDLNETTIGFGYTDSNGAYTIGNLPAGSVVVVASAPEYVTGSVGVTLGPGENKTGVDFTLEANAGGISGQVTDATNPAVFIAGAVVLIRSISNGNVVATASTDQTGSYLIQHLLPGAYTVTVSAPSYADQSVGANVVSGETTGASVALLPLPGSIVGSVINSLGVPVTGSEISVKLIDSNQAVKQSLLANGSGVFFIGSVSPGVYTVIASAPGYAVGSIGVIVTANTATPTTVTLPDLPAAISGVVTNQMTGFGIPGSTVLITDAHGVVLAQLLTDDQGNFLAEKLPPGVVNVTVSALNFVSVSQAVILQGGITTNFQQALIPNPGRLSGVVTDLETGLPIIGATVIVFDSTRAAVGSVLTDATGNFSLDRLAPGGYTVNVNATGYASDVAGAQIQAGAASVLSFALIELPGGIAGTVREEGTASPIGGAVITVRQGSPSGTILAIVLTNAQGQYMVSGLSPGSYTLIASASGFAAEASTAMVGLGATTGLDFSLPNLPANVTGEISDALLSTPLPNTLVRLLGNNNTILFSTQTDAQGIYFMDGFVAGNYTLLARNESYQRESVSFDVAPGGTATVNIPLDPNPGVLQGTVRDALDGTPLVGAEVLIFFPGTNNLLSRTITDGLGQFKIDGLAPLTYTLAISAQNYTTQPVGATIFSGQTTTIEVGLPPFPAAVTGQVQAAGGGVVPNALVQVKDSHGTLFGSAITDDLGNFSVGNLPPGTYLISASEDSYAIATQSITVTAGQTISGVILTMSALSGNIFGQVTNQLTGLPITGAAVNVQLFASGQFIANTVTNQSGQFQVNGLTAGVYNVIASADGFGTHYSTVTVLNGQTTVTTVELLPIVGTISGIVLLPDGTQASGNNIQLSLFHADQIRLQNILAEPDGTFHFVNVAPGTYTVIGTIPGIGTGQAEAVALPNQTIFIIIRLSQAGTIQGTVRSGLTGLPVAGATVYVQTVNQPNRATVVVQTDSFGRYKVTGLAPGTYLVVANAMGSGEARGTVTLGAGEIVTLDLVLLPAAMSGFFRVATCPAILLTPF
- a CDS encoding MurR/RpiR family transcriptional regulator, producing MVKQQEELSHPLTATITKTNTLLHIQSLLPSFTKSEQKVAHIVLQQTDSVIYSSVIDLAEKAGVGETTVLRFCRKIGFHGYQEFKLALAQELVNPVKNLHGEVGEDDSLEIITHKVTATNQQAIGDTSALFQIEQLERCVDLLQKANTIHFYGVGTSAVTAQDAKYTFLRIGLRVDAFNESHLQAMAAATLGPGDVAIGLSVSGSTKDTIDSLKVAKQAGATCICLTHYRRSPITNVADITLLTAAQEGPLQGGSLAAKIAQLHVLDVISTTITMRNKEKALLYKERTAKAVLERKY